From the genome of Cetobacterium ceti:
GGGGATGTATTTTCAGAAGAAGGAATTTCTGAAAAAAAAATAGCTGAAGAACTTTTAGAATATGGAGATTTAGATGAAATAACAGTAAGAATAAATTCTCCAGGAGGATCAGTAACATCAGGAATTGCTATATATAACGCTTTAAAAAATAATAAAGCTAAAAAAATAGTTGAAATAGATGGGCTTTGTGGGTCTATTGCTACAGTTATAGCTATGTGCGGAGACAAAAGAATAATGAACTCGGCAACAACATTCATGATACACAACCCATTAACGATGGCATTTGGAAGTAAAAAAGAGCTGGAAAAATCAATAGAAAGATTAGAACAAATAAAAAATGATGTAATAGAAATTTATAACTCTGTTACAAATTTAGGAAAAGAAAAACTAGAAAAAATGATGGATGATGAAACATATTTAAGTCCAGAAGAAGCTTTAGAGAATGGCTTTATAACTGAAATAAATAAAAATGTTGATAAAAATATAACTAATTATATTCAGGAATATCTAAATTATAGAAATATTCATAAAGAGAAAGAAGAGGAGGAAAAAATGACAAAAGAGGAATTAAAAGCAAAGTTTCCTGATGTTTACAATGAAATAATGGAAGAGGGAGAAAAGACAGGTGGACAAAGAGAAAGAGAAAGACTAAAAAAGCTTGATGAATTTTCAAATAGTGAAATCGTTAATAAATTTGAAAATATAGATGCAATAATTCAAGATGCAAAATATGTTAATGTGAAAAGTTTTGAAGAAATTTCAAGTTCAATTCTGCTTGGTAAAATAAAAATTCAAGGAAAAGAAGAAAAGAAAAAAGAAGAAATAGATCCATTAAATTTTGCACATAGAATCGAAGATGCTTTAAATTTAGGAGAAATAGAGGGATCTGCAAAGCCAGGTGAAGATGACAGAAGGAATGCTTTTTTAAAAGCGTTTAACGAAATATAAGGAGGAGATTATATTGAAAAAAACAGAGATAAAAACAAAAGTATTAGTAGCAGGGAATGATATTACTCCGACGACATATAAAATGCCTTGTACTGCTGGAGAATATAAATCAGGGACTATTGTTGAATGGGACACATCAACTAAAAAAATGAAACCAGCTACTGCAGCTGCAAATATGTTTGGAATTATAGTTGAGGATATTACAGTAGGAGAAAATGGAATGGCTCTTGTATATGTCACAGGTAGATTTGATTTTACAGAATGTATTATTCCTACAGTTCATGGTGAAAGCAAACTCGATTATCAAATAAAGGGAAAAGAAATAGGAATATTCTTTGCTGAATAAAAAATTAGGAGGAAAACATGGATCAAAGAACATTAATATTAGCATTAAAACAAACTAAAGCACCGGAGTTATTTTTATATAACTTATTAATAGGAGCTGAAAAATGTGAAAAGACAGAAAAATTTGAAATTCAAACTAAAAGCGCATCAAGAACTAGAGTTCCATTAGTTGGAAGAAGAGAAAATGGAAAATTAATAAAATCTGAATCATATTATCAATCTTTATATAAACCTGGAATAATGAAACCGTATAAACCAATAAGTGAAGACAGTTTATTAGCACAAAAATTTGGTCAAGATGCTTATGGAACTCCAGCTTCATATACAAATATGCAGCTAAAAGGACTTAAAAGTGATTTGTTAGAACTTAAAGAAATTGGATTAAGAACAAAACTATGGATGTTATCTCAATTGTTAGTTACAGGAACTCTTCCAACAGATAAAACAGAGGGGATTTCATTTGGAGAATTAAATGAGACTATAATGACAGGCTCAGAAAAATGGTCTGATCCTACAGCACCTATTATTAGTCAATTAAGACAAAGTCAATTGAAAATTCAACAAAATACAGGAATGGTTGTTGACCACTTGATTGTAACACCTGATGTCGTAGAACACTTACTTGCAAATAATGGTGTTAAAGAAGCAATGAAAAGCACAACAGGACATCTATTTGTATTTGATCCAGAAAAAATTGGAGACAATACAGCATATATAGGGTTTATTCCTGAACTTAATTTAAGAATATTCTCATATATGGATTGGACCGCTGAAGAAGGAGAAGTTGAACAACCACTGTTACCGCCAGGTACGGCTCTTTTATTGAGAAAGAAAAGTTTTAGAGTACATTATGCAGCTCTAGCTATCAGAAAGAAGGCTGGACAATCTAAAACATTAATCCAAGCGTCAGAATACACCAAAGTTGAATATGGGACTAAAGATGAAGAAGATGATGTATTAAGATATTATTCTGCGCCATTAATTATTCCAGTTGATGCACAAGGATGGGCTTTATTAAAAGTATTAGGAGAGTAGAATTTATGAAAATAAAAAATTTAAAAGCAATAAGATACAAAGGAAAATATTTTAATAAAAATTCAGAAATTAATTTTGAAGAAGATGAGGAAGCTAAAAAATATCTAAAATTAGGGATATTTGTAAAAATTACAAATTCAAAAGAAACAGAGAAAATTGAAGCTGAAAAAGAAATTACTGAAATAATTGATGAAAATCCTGTAACCACTTCAAAAAAAGGTAAAAAATAATGAAACTGAATGAATTATTTGAGAAAGATATTGATGATGTCTTCTTTGATAGCACAGAGACAATGGAATATGTAAATGTTAATGGAGAAAAAATGCCTGGGATTCTTATTTTAGAATCTCAGCTATCTTCTAAGATATCAAAAGATAGTCAAGGAATTTATCAGGGGGATGGAACGGTTCTTTATCTGAAATATAATGAAGAGTTTTATTATAAAAATAGAGCAGGGAAAATATTAGAAATTAATGAAGTGATGTATAAAATTTCAAATAGATCAAAAGAATTTGGAATGGCAAAATTTAAGTTAGAAGATTGTGAAGGATATTAATGGTTGAAATATCAGAAAGAAATTTGAAAGAAGCAAAAGAGCTATTATCAGGAATAAAAAATGGAATGGAAAAAGCAACATCGAGAGCGATTAATCATACAACATCTAAAGCTAAAACGAAAATAAAAAGGCTTGTTAGCAAAGGATATTATATTAAACAATCAGATATAGATAAAACATTAAAAGTAAAAAAAGCGTCGTGGCATAATCCATTTTCAACAATAACTTCTCGCTCGGGAGTTTTAACTCTTGATAAATTTAGAGTTACAGTTAAAAATGGGACCGTTAAAGCGGCTATAAGTAAAGTTGTGGGATATAAGGAAAGGAAAAATACATTTGCAGTAAATGTAAAAGATTTTAATGGTGGATCATGGCGAGAAGTCAATGGAAAAAAAAGATTTTTGCCATCATTTTCTCATAAGAGTGGAGTTAGAGTTTTTAAAAGAAAAGGTAAAAAAAGGCTTCCGATTGAAGCTCAATCAGGGGCATCTGTTCCAGGAATGATAGCTTCAGAAAATGTACTGGAGGTATTAAGCGACTTTGTAATAAAAGAAACGGAAGTAAGACTAGAACATGAAGTTGGAAGAATTTTAGGAGGGTATAGATGAATATAGGAATCTTTGAAATAGCATTGAAAGAATTTGTTGAAGTTACAACATCTGATTTGATGTTTTTAGAGCAAGGGAAAAAAGTCCCTGCAAGAAGACCTATAAGAGTTTTTTCTGGATTTCTACCTCCAAATACAGCAGAAGATGAAATCCCTGCAATAGCAATAAGATTTAATAAAGCAGAGGATTCTATAGATGCTAGAGTTTTATATTTTGATTTTTATTTTGCTATTTTTAACAGAGACAGTGAAGGCTATAAAGAACTAACGTTATTAATTGAGAGAGTTATAAACAATATAACTGAAAAAAAATATATAGGTGAATATTTGAGTTACTCAGGTGCTGGAGAATTTGAAATTGAAGATGAACAACCATATCCATTTTGGATAGGAAGTGCAAGATTAAAGTTTGAGGCTCCAAAGCCGGATTATATACCATCGTATTATTAAAAGGAGAGCAAAGTGGCTAAAACAAAACAAGAACAACAAGAAAAAAAAGAAACATTAAAAATGTATATAGGACCTTCGATTGAAAAAGCTGGATTAAGCAATGGATGTGTTATAAGAGGTGATGAAAATAAAATATATGAAAAAATCATAAAAGAAATTCCAGAACTAAAAAATTTATTTGTAAATGTAGATGAAAGTTTAGCATTAAGAAAAAAAGCAATTTTTGAAAATGGAACAAATGAAAATTTTTATTATGAAAAAGTATTAGAAAAGAAAAATAGGGGGTAAAAATGGGATTTGAGCATGGAGTAACAGGAAGAGAAAATCCTACAAGCGTTATAGCCGCATCAACATCTGAAATGGTAGCCGTGTATGTAGGAACAGCTCCAGTTGTTATGGCAAAAGAAAGAAATATAAATAATCCTGTTCTTTGTTATTCTTATGATGAAGCAGTAGAACAAATTGGGTATTTAAAAGACTTTGAAAATTATACATTATGTGAGGCAATAGATTCTCATTTTAGTAAATTTGGATCAGGACCAATTGTACTTATAAATGTTTTGAATCCTGAGATACATAAAGCTGATATAGAATCAGAAAGTATTAGAAAAGAAAATAATAAATTCACAATAAAAAGGACTGGTGTAATCCCAGAAACTGTAAGAATTGCGGGACAAGAAAATCTTAATTTTAAATTTGATGATGATGGATATCTTGTAATAATTGGAGAACTTTCTGGGGACTCTATCACTGTTAGTTATTCATATTTAAATCCTTCATCAATAACAAATCAAGATATTATAGGTGGGATTGACTCTAGTACAGGAATGGAAAAGGGATTAGAGTGTATTGAAAATATTTTTCCCAAATTTAGAGTTATCCCAAATTTAATATTGGCGCCAAAATTTTCAAGTGATTCAGCAGTTGCAGCAGTAATGGAAACAAAAGCTAAAAAAATAAATGGACATTTTCAAGGATTAGCTTTAGTAGATATTGATACAAAGACTGTAAAGAAGTATACAGATGTTCCTGGAATTAAAGAAAGTAATAATTTAGCATCGACATTTATGTTAGTAGCGTGGCCTAAAGTTGCATTAGGAGAATCACAGTATCATATGAGCACTCAAATAGCATGCATAATACAAACTTTAGCAGCTGAAAATAGTGGAATTCCTTTTAAATCTCCTTCTAATAAGTCATTAAAAGCCGATTCTGCTATTTTAAATGATAGAACTCCTGTTCTCCTTGGCGTAAATAAAGCTAATTATTTGAATAGCAATGGAATAATAACTCCTCTTAATTTTATTGGAGGATGGAAAGCATGGGGGAATAATACGGCATGTTTTCCAGCAGTAACAGATCCCAAAGATGCTTTTATAGCTTCTAGGTTAATGTTTAACTTTTTAAATAACACTCTCGTCACAACATTCTGGCAAAAAGTGGATGAAGCAACAAATCAGGTGTTAATCAATACAATAGTTGATAGTTGTAATATCTGGCTAAATGGTTTAACTAATCAAGGACAAATACTTGGTGGAAGAATAGAATTTAGAGCGGCTGATAATCCAACTACATCTCTTATCGCAGGAAAAATAACTCTTAGAATATATTTTACTCCTGCATTACCAGCTCAAGAAATTTGTTTCTTGAAGGAAATAGATGTTAAGTATTTTGAAAATATAGCAAAATAAATGGAGGAATAGATGAATATACCAGAAAAAGTAGCAAATTTTACATGCTATCTAAATGGATCAAATGAAATAGCTGGAATGGTAGATGCTACTCTACCTTCAATAGAACATTTAACAGAAACGATATCAGGGGCAGGGATACCCGGAGAAATTGAAAGTATTACTCCAGGGCATACAAGCCCGATGTCATTTTCTATTAATTTTAGAAGTTTAGTTAGTAAAAATATATCTTTAATAAAACCAGAATCATATGCTTTTGAAATAAGAGGGGCTTTACAAGAAACTGATCCAGCAACTCATAAAATAGAAATCAAAAAATTAGTTATTTCTTTAAGAGGATATCCTAAAAAAATAGAACTTGGAAAATTAGCTGTTGGAAAGCAGACTGATACAACTGGAGAATTTACATGTGAATATTTAAAAGTAGAAATTGATGGAAAAATAAGTACAGAAATAGACAAAATGAATATGGTTTTTAATATCGATGGAAAAGATATGTTAGCTGAATTAAGAGCAGCTTTAGGTAAATAAGGAGGATTTATTATGAAATTAAAAAAGCCAATAGCAATCGACGGAAAAGAAATAGATGAACTTAAAATTGAGAAAGAGGGCTTCACAGCATCAGCTCTTATAAAAGCTGAAAAAGAATTTTTAGTAACTGGAGGGGTTTTCCCCGCTGGAGCTATGGAGGATTCAAGAGCATATATGCTTTGCGTCGCTGCAAAAATACTAGGATATAAAACTGCGGATCTTGAAGATAAATTGTCTGGAGAAGATTTTATAACATTAACAAATGTGGTTAAGGGTTTTTACGGTGGTATGGGGGGGCTGAACAGTTTGATCCAGGCTCTCTTAGAAAAGTAGTATTAATTGCAGCATCTGAATCAAGAGGAAGTTTTGATAAGTTTCTAGAAATGCCGCTTTATGAGCTTGATGATTGGCTTGAAAGTATATCAGATATTTTAGAAATAAAAAATAAAAAAAGCTCAGGATAATTTTTCTTGAGCTTTGCTAGAAGGTGACTATGAAAGAACAAAAACTCACATTTGGAATAGGTGCAAATATTAAAGGAAATTTTACTAGTAGTTTTTCTAAAGCATCCGAAACAATGATCAATTTAAATTCTGCTTTAAATAAAATAAATGGAATTCAAAAACAAAATACAACTACATTGCAAAAATATATGAAGACAATTAGTTCTTCTTCAGCTTTATTAAAACCGCTTAAAAATGAACTAAAATCATTATCCGAAACAATGGAAAGTTCAAAATCGAAGATGCAACAATTAGAAGAAAAAATTAAAAAAGGAGGCCGTGGCTCTAAATCAGCAGCAAGAGAATATACAAAATTAAAAAATGAAGTCCATAGATTGCAAAATGAATATGATAAAAAACTTTCAAATGCAAATAAAATTGAATCTAAAATTGAAAAAGAAAGAGAAGAGGTTCAAAAATTAACAGAAAGTTATAAAAAAAATGCAATAGCACTAAAGAAGGTTGAAGCACTTAAGAAAGTACACTCTTTAGCAAATAAGAGTGGAGAAATTGGGAAAAATATAAGTAGTGCAGGTACTAAAATTGCTGGAGCTGGAGCTATAGGAATGGGAGCTTTAACCCCTTCTATCTATGCAGCTATAAAAGCTGAATCTTCTTTTGCAGATGTAAAAAAACAATTTGATTTTAAAGATAAAGATGATGAAAATAACTTTAAAAAAAAATTAGAGGATCTTGTGACTGAAAAAAAGCTTGCTGTTAGTATTCCTGAACTATATGCAGCAGCAGCGGCAGCAGGACAAAGTGGAATAGGAAAAGACGAGGCAATAAATTATGTTGAGCAAGGAATAAAAACTGGTATAGCTTTTGATGTCGGAAAAGATGAGGCATCAAAATCATTATTTATGTTAAAAAATGCTTTTAATTTAACGTTTGAAAAACTTTCAAATCTGACAGATGTAATAAATATGCTAGGTAATACAACGGGTGCTAATGCAGCTGATATTACAGATTTTGTTAGCAGAGTTGGAAATATTGGTACTGTTGCAGGATTTACAACGGATCAAATAGCAGCCTTAGGAGCTACACTAATAGAGCAAGGAATGACTCCTGAAATAGCTGCAACGGGTGCTGAAAAATTAATGGGATCTATGACAAAGGGATTTGCTGCATCAAAATCACAACAACAAGCCTTCAATATGCTCGGATTAGATTCAGAATATTTAGCAAAGTCAGCACAAACAGATGCAGAAGGAACCATATTAAAAATATTTGATAGATTAGGAAAGCTTAGGGCAGATAAACAAGGAGCAGTAATTACATTACTTTTTGGTGAAGAAGGGAAGAGAGGAGCAACTGGAGTTCTTAAAAATAAAGATCAATTATTATCAAATCTTAAAAATTCAAAAAATAAAAATTTATATAGCGGAAGTATTCAACAAGAAGCGGATATTCGTGGAAATACAATGGAAAATAAACTACAAGTCTTAAAATCAATTTTAGATATCAGAATGGCTAAAATGGGAGAAATTTTATTTCCTGACTTAGAAAACTTGCTAAAACAATTTGGAAATATTTTAGAATCTGTTGAAAAATTTCAAAAAGAAAATCCAAAACTTTTTAGTGGGCTTGTAAAAGGAGTTGCATATGGTTCTGCGGCTCTATTAGGACTTGGAGCTACTGCTAAGATTGTAAGCTTCGGAGTAGGCTCTCTTTCGAAAGTATTCGAGGTTTATGGATGGTTAATTGAAAAAGAGGTAGCTTTAAAAGGTAAAACAGCATTACTAAAGTTATTAGCAACATCAAAAACAGTTTTTGTAGGATTAGGAACAGGTCTTAAAACAACTGCTTTAGCTGTAAGTGGGTTTTTAAAAACGGCAACAATAGGTCTTGCTAGATTTGGAGTTAGTTTATTAGCAAATCCGATAACATGGTATGTCGCGGCAATTATGGCTGTAGTTGGAGCTGGATATTTACTGTATAAAAATTTTGATTTGATAAAAGAAAAAAGTAAGGAAGCTTGGGCGGCTATCATTCAAGCTTGCCAACCAGTTATGGATATGTGGAACACAATAAAAGGGAAAGTTGCAGAAGTTTATGTATCATGGAAGGATGGAGCAATAGATTTTAAAAATTCCTTCAAAGAGGCTTTAAATGGAGTATTTTCATGGGTAACAGAAAAATTTCAAACTTTATTAAATTTAAAAGATAAATTTTTAAATTTTGCGAGTAATACATGGAATTCTGGAAAAAAAATAGTTAAAAATATTCCTGGATTTGCGGATGGGGGAATTGTAAATAACCCAACTTTAGCAATGATTGGAGAAGGAAATTATTCAGAAACTATAATTCCTCACAATAAAAACCAAAGAAGTTTAAATTTATGGGAAAAAACAGGAAAGATAATAGGGGCATATGATAAGAATAATAATACAGTTCAACATTATAATTCCCCAATTCAATTTACCTTTGCTCCTACAATTCATTCTAATGATTCGAAATCAATTGAAAAAGAAATTGAAAAACAAAAAGATCTTGCTTTCAGAGAATTTGAAAAAATGTATGAAAGACTTATAAAAGAAAAACAAAGGAGGGGGTATGGAAGATAAATATACAACAATTCTTGGCGATACATGGGATTTGATCGCTTATAAAGTCTATGGGAATAGTAAAGCGATTAAGAAAATAATAGCCTCAAATGAAAGATATGCAGGAACATATGTATTCGAAGCTGGAATAGTTTTATCGATTCCTCCAGCCGAAGAAGGAGGAGTGATACAAAATGAAAATATTGCCCCTTGGAGAAGATGATATTGCTAGAAGAGGAAGTTTAGTCATTTTATACGAAGGGAAAGATATAAGCAAAGATATTGCTGATTCTATAATCAATTGTGTATATAGAGATTCTATAAATGAATTCGATACAATAGATTTAACATTAGAAGATAAAAAAGGCTTGTGGATGGGCTGCTGGTTCCCTCAGCGAGGGGATAAAATTCAAATAAAATATAAATTAACCAATTGGGAAGAAAAGGGCATTGTAGAGCATAATTTAGGAACATTTTATATAGATAATATAGATTATTCTGGGCCACCATCAATAGTTAGCTTAAAAGGAATATCAGTTGATATTGTTTCTAATATAATGGATGAAAAAAAATGTAGAAGTTGGGAAGATGTAACAATAAAAAAAATAGCAGAAGATATAGCCAAAAATAGCAATTTAAAACTAATAACAGATTTTAAATTTAACAGAATCTATAAAAGAGTAGAACAAAAATTAGAAAGTGACTATACGCTGCTTAAAAGATTATGCCGAGAAGCAGGGATTACTGTAAAGTTATACAGTGATAAATTAATTTTATTTGAAGAATCGCTCTATGAAGCTAAAAATCCTTGCTTTAAATTTTCAAATAAAATAGAAAATTATTCCTTTAGTATGGATGATGCGGATACATATAGTGGATGCAAAATCTCCTATTATGATTATGTTTTAGATAAAAAAATAGAACATACATTCTACACAAAACAACGACCAGGTTATAAGAAAAATACTCAAAGACTTTTATTTATGAATTATGATGCTTCTGTTCCAGGAAAAACTCAACAAGAAAAAAAAGAATATTTACTTAAAATTGCACAAAGAGAACTAAGAGAAAAAAATAAAACAGGTATCACATGTTCTTTAACCATCATCGGCACCGTTCAACAGTTGAGTGCTAGCGATATTGTCGAGATAGATGCATTTGGCAGATTCAATGGGAAATATATAATAACAGAAATTACAACTGATTATTCGGATTATTCTCATTCTGTAAATCTCAGAAAATGCTTGGAGGGATATTAACATATGTGGAGAGTCGGTAAAGTTTCAGTTGTAAATTACGAAAAGGCAACAGTTCGTTGTGTTTTTCCAGATATAAATGAACAAAGTGGAGAATTAATAGTTCTTCAAGGAAGAACTATTGGAACTATGGATTATTCTATGCCAGCAATTGGAGAAGTTGGCCCTGTTTTACTAGATAAAAATGGAAATGGTTTTTATCTTGGAAGTGGTTATAGTAAAGCTTTTAAAAAGCCAAAAGAAGGTAAAGAAAATAAAGAAATAAAAAAATTTAAAGATGGAAGTATTATTGAGTTTGATGCTGACAATTCTACTTTTAAAATTTATAGTAAAAATAAAATTATTTTTGAATCTGAAAATGAAATCTTATTAAAATCATCTTTGATAAAAATAGAAGGCCCTCAAGAAAATACGAGCACTATAACTGCTAAAGGGATAGTAAAATCAATTGAAGATGTTATTACAAAAGGAATTTCTTTAGTAAAACACATTCATAAAGGGGTGAAAAGTGGATCAGATAAAACAGGAGGTGCTGAATAATGCTTGTTGGTAGTTTGGGTAAAATTATTTTTGTAGTTAGTTCTCATTATATTAAAACAATAGATGAGTTAAAATTTGAAAATAGTGTTACTTATGCTGAACATCAAATTTTAAAACGTAAACCAAAATTAGAATTTTTAAATGAAAACTTAAAAACTGCTTCTTTTAATATTCAGTTAAAAGCAATTTACAACGTTAACCCTTTAGCAGCTGCTAAAGAATTAAATGATTATATGGTAAATGGGACTGTTGTTAGATTTATAATGGGTATTGAAAATAAAGGAAAATTTGTTATTACAAGTTTAAAAGAAAATCATAAGCATTTCTCACAATTTGGAACAGTTAGTGCAATTGATTTAGAAGTTAATATAAAGGAGTATCACTAATGGAAATAATATATGATAGTTCCAAATTAAAGGATTATAAAATAAAAAAAACTATTTCTGATGAAATTATACAAAATATAGAAAATATTTTATCGAGGATAAAAGGAAACATTCCTCTTAATAGAGAAAAAGGGATAGACACTGCATTAATAGATGAACCTTTAAATCTTATTCAACCATATCTAATTTCTATATTGATAGATGAAATAGAAAGAGAAGAACCTAGATTCAAAGTTAATAAAATTTGTTTTGATACCGATTTTTCTTCTCAAGGTAAATTAATAATAAAAGTGAAAGGAGAAATCTCACATGAATAATTTTAATTATGTTGATTACGATCTTTTTGAAATAAGAAAAACTTTTGAAAAAGGCTATGAAGAAATAGTTGGCTGCAAAATTAATAAAGGAGATCCTATTTCAGATTTCTTAGATTTCGCAACATATATAACAACAATACTTTATTCTAAAATAAATGAAACAGGAAAAATGAATTTATTAAGATATGCTAAAGGTCCTTTTTTAGATGCGTTAGGTGAAATCCCTGGCGAAGTTAGAGGGGAAGCAAAGAAAGCGCTCACAACTATAAAATATACATTTTCAAAGCCATTTGAAAGTGTTGTTATAATCCCCAAAGGACATAAAACAACAGCACGAGGATTATATTTTGAAACAATATCAGCTACAGAACTAAAAATAGGAGAAACAACTACAAATATAAGATGCGAGTGTGCAACTCCTGGAACGCTTGGGAATGGATTTGGAATAGGAGAAATAGTAACTATAGTTGATGGAATTCCTTTTTTAGAATCAGTTACAAATCTAACCGTTAGTCAAGGCGGGGCTGAAAAAGAAGATGATGAAAGCTTTAGAGAGAAAATAAGAGCTAATCCAACAGCTAGAAGTGTCGCAGGACCAGCAACAGCTTATATTTATCATACTAAAAAATCAAATCAGGATATTTCAGATGTCTTTGTTACAACAACTAAAGGAACAGGAATAGTAAAGATATATCCTTTAATGAAAAATGGAGAGATCCCTGGTAGTGATGTTTTAGAATCTATAAAGTTAGCATTAGAGAATAAAGAAATAAAACCCCTTACAGATCAAGTCCAAGCACTTGCTCCAGGAATAACCAATTATGATATAAATGTAAAATATTTTATCGAACAAAATCCAACAGCAGATATAGAACTAATTAAAAAAAATATTGAAAATTCAGTTAACAATTATATAAATTGGCAACACGAAAAATTAGGAAGAGATATAAATCCAAGTAAATTAATAACTATGATGACTCTTGCAGGAGCAAAAAGAATTGAAATAATAGCTCCTTCATTCATAAAACTAGAGAAAACAAATATAGCAAAATTGAAAAACAAAGCTGTTGTTTATGGAGGAGTTGAAGTTGAATAAGAATCAAATTTATAATTTATTTCCAGAAAATTTAAAAAAATATAAAAATATTTCTGATATAACTTCTATTTTCTCAGATCAATTAGCTCAAGTAGATAACTCTATAGATCTTCTTAAAATTTATTTAGATATGCAAAATTTATCAGATAAAGTTTTAGACGAATTGGCGTGGCACTGGAATGTAGAATTTTATAGTACAGAGCTTCAAAAATCTAAAAAAATAGAAATGATAAAAAGATCATATTTACATCATATAAAAAAGGGAACTGTTGGAGCTTTAGAGTCAGCATTAAAAGCTATTGTTAGCAATTTAGAAGTAAAGGAATGGTACGAATACGGAGGTGTTCCTTATACATTCAGATTAATAGTCGCAGGAGAAATGCTTACTGAAGAAGAAATTTCAACGGTATATAAACTTGTTAGTATTTATAAAAATGTTCGTTCTGAGTTAGATGGTTTTATAATTTCAAAAGAAAATAAACCTCTTATAAATTTTAACAGTGGAATACATGATTATAAAAAAATAACAAATAAATTCGTAGGGTAGGTGAACAATGTTAGCAACAGAAGGAGTTATATTAACTAAAGCTGGTTCTACAATAATTTCAAAGGCTTTAGAATTAGTTAAACCAATTGAATTTGTACATATAAAAATAGGAAGTGGAGATATTAATAGTTTAGAACAAGCTAAAAATTTAACTGATTTAGTAAATGATTATAAGACTATTAACATGTCTTCTATCATAAGAACTGATGACACTATAAGAATAAGAGGAAGTTTTACAAATGAAAATTTCACTAATCAAATAACTATCAAAGAAATAGGGGTGTTTGCAAAAGTTGGAACAGACGAACCTGCTTTATTTGCATATGTTAACGATGGTATTGGGGAAACTATCCCCGCTGGAAATTCAGGCAATTTAATTTCAAGAGTAAGAGATTTATATATAGGTATAACAAGTGAAACT
Proteins encoded in this window:
- a CDS encoding head maturation protease, ClpP-related, yielding MNKVFNLYKTGTKKATILIYGVVGDVFSEEGISEKKIAEELLEYGDLDEITVRINSPGGSVTSGIAIYNALKNNKAKKIVEIDGLCGSIATVIAMCGDKRIMNSATTFMIHNPLTMAFGSKKELEKSIERLEQIKNDVIEIYNSVTNLGKEKLEKMMDDETYLSPEEALENGFITEINKNVDKNITNYIQEYLNYRNIHKEKEEEEKMTKEELKAKFPDVYNEIMEEGEKTGGQRERERLKKLDEFSNSEIVNKFENIDAIIQDAKYVNVKSFEEISSSILLGKIKIQGKEEKKKEEIDPLNFAHRIEDALNLGEIEGSAKPGEDDRRNAFLKAFNEI
- a CDS encoding major capsid protein — its product is MDQRTLILALKQTKAPELFLYNLLIGAEKCEKTEKFEIQTKSASRTRVPLVGRRENGKLIKSESYYQSLYKPGIMKPYKPISEDSLLAQKFGQDAYGTPASYTNMQLKGLKSDLLELKEIGLRTKLWMLSQLLVTGTLPTDKTEGISFGELNETIMTGSEKWSDPTAPIISQLRQSQLKIQQNTGMVVDHLIVTPDVVEHLLANNGVKEAMKSTTGHLFVFDPEKIGDNTAYIGFIPELNLRIFSYMDWTAEEGEVEQPLLPPGTALLLRKKSFRVHYAALAIRKKAGQSKTLIQASEYTKVEYGTKDEEDDVLRYYSAPLIIPVDAQGWALLKVLGE
- a CDS encoding phage tail protein, with the protein product MVEISERNLKEAKELLSGIKNGMEKATSRAINHTTSKAKTKIKRLVSKGYYIKQSDIDKTLKVKKASWHNPFSTITSRSGVLTLDKFRVTVKNGTVKAAISKVVGYKERKNTFAVNVKDFNGGSWREVNGKKRFLPSFSHKSGVRVFKRKGKKRLPIEAQSGASVPGMIASENVLEVLSDFVIKETEVRLEHEVGRILGGYR
- a CDS encoding phage tail assembly protein, with the protein product MKLKKPIAIDGKEIDELKIEKEGFTASALIKAEKEFLVTGGVFPAGAMEDSRAYMLCVAAKILGYKTADLEDKLSGEDFITLTNVVKGFYGGMGGLNSLIQALLEK
- a CDS encoding phage tail sheath family protein, which codes for MGFEHGVTGRENPTSVIAASTSEMVAVYVGTAPVVMAKERNINNPVLCYSYDEAVEQIGYLKDFENYTLCEAIDSHFSKFGSGPIVLINVLNPEIHKADIESESIRKENNKFTIKRTGVIPETVRIAGQENLNFKFDDDGYLVIIGELSGDSITVSYSYLNPSSITNQDIIGGIDSSTGMEKGLECIENIFPKFRVIPNLILAPKFSSDSAVAAVMETKAKKINGHFQGLALVDIDTKTVKKYTDVPGIKESNNLASTFMLVAWPKVALGESQYHMSTQIACIIQTLAAENSGIPFKSPSNKSLKADSAILNDRTPVLLGVNKANYLNSNGIITPLNFIGGWKAWGNNTACFPAVTDPKDAFIASRLMFNFLNNTLVTTFWQKVDEATNQVLINTIVDSCNIWLNGLTNQGQILGGRIEFRAADNPTTSLIAGKITLRIYFTPALPAQEICFLKEIDVKYFENIAK
- a CDS encoding phage major tail tube protein; translation: MNIPEKVANFTCYLNGSNEIAGMVDATLPSIEHLTETISGAGIPGEIESITPGHTSPMSFSINFRSLVSKNISLIKPESYAFEIRGALQETDPATHKIEIKKLVISLRGYPKKIELGKLAVGKQTDTTGEFTCEYLKVEIDGKISTEIDKMNMVFNIDGKDMLAELRAALGK